The Triticum aestivum cultivar Chinese Spring chromosome 3A, IWGSC CS RefSeq v2.1, whole genome shotgun sequence genome includes a region encoding these proteins:
- the LOC123061274 gene encoding chaperone protein dnaJ 49 has product MDGNKDDAVKAMRIGKNALDAGDTARALKFLSKAKRLDPLLPIDHLLNPLLNKDDPSSSPASSSSSSAPHPPPPPPSRAASSAAGADGLRERKQKSKKKDGEEGGGDTAGVRTYTEEQLEVVHQIKKHARDYYKILGLEKDCTVEDVRKAYRKLSLKVHPDKNKAPGAEDAFKAVSKAFQCLSDAESRKHFDLVGSDDPPAYNRRAASTARSYNGFYEDDIDPDEIFRNFFFGGMAPATTRQFGQFGTFHFRTGRMHHAHGAQQGSGGSTVRMLVQLLPVLLLLLLNFLPSSEPVYSLSRSYPYEHKFQTQRGVTYYVKLPNFEDQYPHQSTERTTLERHVERDYYSIITQNCRVELQRRQWGLAYQTPHCDMLQKFEATAQ; this is encoded by the coding sequence ATGGACGGCAACAAGGACGACGCTGTCAAGGCCATGCGCATCGGCAAGAACGCCCTCGACGCCGGCGATACCGCCCGCGCCCTCAAGTTTCTGTCTAAGGCCAAGCGGCTGGACCCCTTGCTCCCCATCGACCACCTCCTCAACCCCCTCCTCAACAAGGATGACCCGTCCTCCTCACCGgcctcgtcatcatcgtcatctgCCCCAcatcccccaccgcctccgccatcgcGAGCTGCATCATCAGCAGCCGGTGCTGACGGCTTGAGGGaaaggaagcagaagagcaagaagaaggATGGGGAGGAGGGTGGCGGTGATACTGCTGGGGTGAGGACGTACACGGAGGAGCAGCTGGAGGTGGTCCACCAGATCAAGAAGCACGCTAGGGATTACTACAAGATCCTGGGCCTCGAAAAGGACTGCACTGTCGAGGACGTGCGCAAAGCCTACCGCAAGCTCTCTCTCAAGGTGCACCCTGACAAGAACAAGGCCCCTGGTGCCGAGGATGCCTTTAAGGCTGTCTCCAAGGCCTTCCAGTGCCTCAGCGATGCAGAGAGCCGCAAGCACTTCGATCTTGTTGGTTCTGATGACCCGCCGGCATACAACAGGAGGGCGGCATCCACTGCCCGTTCATACAATGGGTTCTACGAAGATGACATTGACCCGGATGAGATATTCAGGAACTTCTTCTTTGGTGGGATGGCTCCTGCCACCACCAGGCAGTTTGGGCAGTTTGGGACGTTTCATTTCAGGACTGGCAGGATGCATCATGCTCATGGTGCGCAGCAGGGTTCTGGTGGCTCCACTGTCCGTATGCTTGTTCAGCTGTTGCCTGTCCTGCTGCTTCTGTTGCTCAACTTCCTGCCATCCTCTGAGCCAGTCTACTCCCTATCCCGCTCCTACCCTTATGAGCACAAATTTCAAACTCAACGTGGAGTAACATACTATGTCAAGCTGCCTAATTTTGAGGATCAGTATCCACACCAGAGCACTGAGCGTACAACACTGGAGCGGCATGTTGAGAGGGATTACTACTCGATAATAACACAAAATTGTAGGGTTGAGCTGCAGCGTCGCCAATGGGGGCTAGCCTACCAGACACCACACTGTGATATGCTTCAGAAGTTTGAGGCAACAGCACAGTAA